From a single Planctellipticum variicoloris genomic region:
- a CDS encoding chemotaxis protein CheW — MSTALATQESNIVSRHLDYQNQYVSFWIDKQLLGVRVNVVQEVLNPQTISRTPLARREIAGLLNLRGQIVTAVNLRRRLGLPDLPEDRKSINVVVQHRGEPFSLLVDEVGDVINVAAQDLEPAPRTVAAQWKQVTSGVFRMERGLFVILDVPALLSLP; from the coding sequence ATGAGCACCGCACTCGCGACTCAGGAATCGAATATCGTGTCCCGGCATCTGGACTACCAGAACCAGTACGTTTCGTTCTGGATCGACAAGCAGCTTCTGGGTGTCCGGGTCAACGTGGTTCAGGAGGTGCTCAATCCGCAGACGATTTCGCGGACGCCGCTGGCGCGGCGGGAGATCGCCGGTCTGTTGAATCTCCGCGGACAGATCGTCACGGCCGTCAATTTGCGGAGGCGGCTCGGTCTGCCCGATCTGCCGGAAGACCGGAAGAGCATCAACGTCGTGGTGCAGCACCGGGGCGAGCCGTTCAGCCTGCTCGTCGACGAAGTCGGCGACGTCATTAACGTGGCGGCCCAGGATCTGGAGCCGGCGCCACGAACCGTCGCCGCGCAGTGGAAGCAGGTAACTTCCGGAGTCTTCCGAATGGAGCGGGGACTGTTTGTGATTCTGGACGTGCCGGCATTGTTGTCACTTCCCTGA
- a CDS encoding CheR family methyltransferase has protein sequence MIASSDYEFLCAFLLKRSGLYLGPSKEYLLEARLIPVAQTWGLAGLEQLVLDLRRNNNERLNSAVTEAMTTNETLFFRDKTPFDELRDLLLPPILESRKSSARLRIWCAAASTGQEPYSLAMMLLDSFPQLESWKIDIVGTDLCTKALARAEEGVYSQFEVQRGLPIQHLMKNFEQVPTGWKIKSVLKKHIQYRSLNLLDNFTHLGQFDLIMCRNVLIYFENDVKKRILDRMSGMLRSDGYLILGAAETVMGITDKFDRNRDCKAAVYRPMSAVRV, from the coding sequence ATGATTGCGAGTTCTGATTACGAATTCCTGTGCGCGTTCCTGCTCAAGCGATCCGGTCTGTACCTGGGCCCCAGTAAGGAGTACCTCCTTGAGGCCCGGCTGATTCCCGTTGCTCAGACCTGGGGGCTGGCGGGCCTGGAACAACTCGTACTGGATCTGCGCCGGAACAACAACGAGCGTCTCAACTCGGCCGTCACGGAAGCGATGACGACCAACGAAACGCTGTTCTTCCGCGACAAGACTCCTTTCGACGAACTGCGAGACCTGCTGCTTCCTCCGATTCTGGAGTCCCGCAAGTCCTCCGCCCGTCTGCGAATCTGGTGCGCCGCGGCTTCGACCGGCCAGGAGCCGTACTCCCTGGCGATGATGCTGCTGGATTCCTTCCCGCAGCTTGAGTCGTGGAAGATCGACATCGTCGGCACGGACCTGTGCACCAAGGCGCTGGCTCGCGCCGAAGAAGGGGTCTATTCGCAGTTCGAGGTTCAGCGGGGACTGCCGATTCAGCACCTGATGAAGAACTTCGAGCAGGTCCCGACCGGCTGGAAGATCAAATCCGTTCTGAAAAAGCACATCCAATACCGCTCGCTCAATCTCCTCGACAACTTCACCCACCTGGGCCAGTTCGATCTGATCATGTGCCGCAATGTTCTCATTTACTTTGAGAACGATGTCAAGAAACGGATTCTTGATCGGATGTCCGGCATGCTCCGCTCTGACGGTTACCTGATCCTCGGCGCCGCCGAGACCGTCATGGGGATTACGGACAAGTTCGACCGGAACCGCGACTGCAAGGCCGCAGTTTATCGGCCGATGAGCGCTGTCCGAGTCTGA
- a CDS encoding YkgJ family cysteine cluster protein — protein MSICAGCHAGCCRSFAVPLSGADVLRIERDRGASFWDFACRWEDSQGVIAGRYAPHFHFDDEPETPFAICLQHVPSATMPGSTRCQFLNEESPSTEFPRGRGSCGAYSHRPAACRVFPTTLHDSGLLAVIEPVPSCRREGHPEAYALCPRPWTPEDIDPVQSVQDLVIAKFEMQFFHVVASRWNRQPGAWADFPQFLRIVYEHRVMTRDADEIHAELPAAVPFESLSKRRQSRAA, from the coding sequence ATGTCAATCTGCGCGGGATGCCACGCGGGATGCTGCCGCTCGTTTGCGGTACCGCTCAGCGGTGCGGACGTCCTGCGCATCGAACGCGACCGCGGGGCAAGTTTCTGGGATTTCGCCTGCCGCTGGGAAGACTCGCAGGGGGTCATCGCCGGCCGTTACGCCCCCCACTTCCATTTTGACGACGAACCTGAGACCCCATTCGCCATCTGTCTGCAGCATGTCCCCAGCGCCACCATGCCGGGCTCGACGCGCTGCCAGTTTCTGAATGAAGAATCGCCGTCGACGGAATTCCCGCGCGGCCGGGGCTCGTGCGGGGCTTATTCGCACCGTCCCGCCGCCTGCCGGGTGTTCCCCACGACCCTCCACGATTCGGGCCTGCTGGCGGTGATCGAGCCGGTGCCGTCCTGCAGACGCGAAGGGCATCCCGAAGCTTACGCACTCTGCCCGCGCCCCTGGACTCCGGAGGATATTGACCCGGTCCAGTCGGTCCAGGATCTGGTCATTGCAAAGTTCGAGATGCAGTTCTTTCACGTCGTGGCCAGCCGGTGGAACCGGCAACCGGGAGCCTGGGCAGACTTTCCCCAGTTTCTGCGCATCGTCTACGAACACCGCGTGATGACCCGCGACGCCGACGAGATTCACGCCGAGCTGCCCGCCGCGGTCCCGTTCGAATCCCTCTCCAAGCGCCGCCAATCCCGCGCCGCCTGA
- a CDS encoding protein-glutamate methylesterase/protein-glutamine glutaminase, whose translation MSADRVTVLVVDDSAVVRGLLARAIETDPEIRLIGTAMHGQLALNALRKEHADVVVLDVEMPVMDGLTALQHIQKEFPRTKVIMASGQTYDGAETTMKALALGAAGCIAKPVTASTSASIEQVARELLPLIKALSPSSQRGSGAPAAARPAAPLVSTAAPPRTRRTPSILVIGSSTGGPQALRAVLCNLPQDYPLPILITQHMPPLFTPMLAKHLGVDTGRPALEGAEGMLIERNHTYVAPGDFHMEVAKRDDRMAIHLTQSPPEHFCRPSVNPMFRTAADWYGNGVLAVMLTGMGDDGIEATRTVVERGGYMIAQDEASSVVWGMPGAVVRAGLAHEVLPVQDIAGAILRRSLQEVAG comes from the coding sequence ATGAGCGCCGATCGAGTGACCGTGCTCGTGGTCGACGACTCCGCGGTGGTGCGGGGCCTCCTCGCGCGGGCCATTGAGACGGATCCGGAGATCCGGTTGATCGGTACGGCAATGCACGGCCAGCTCGCGCTGAATGCACTCCGCAAGGAACACGCGGATGTGGTCGTGCTGGATGTCGAAATGCCTGTCATGGACGGTCTGACGGCACTACAGCACATCCAGAAAGAGTTTCCGCGGACCAAGGTCATTATGGCGAGCGGCCAGACCTACGACGGCGCGGAAACGACGATGAAGGCGCTGGCGCTCGGCGCCGCCGGATGCATCGCAAAGCCCGTGACGGCAAGCACTTCGGCGAGCATCGAGCAGGTCGCCCGCGAACTGCTCCCGCTGATCAAAGCGCTCAGCCCCTCGTCTCAGCGCGGCTCCGGCGCCCCGGCGGCCGCCCGACCTGCGGCGCCGCTGGTCTCGACCGCCGCCCCTCCGCGTACCCGCAGAACGCCCTCGATCCTTGTGATCGGCTCGAGCACCGGTGGTCCCCAGGCGCTGCGGGCCGTGCTGTGCAATCTGCCCCAGGACTATCCGCTGCCGATATTGATCACTCAGCATATGCCTCCGCTGTTCACGCCGATGCTTGCGAAGCATCTGGGCGTTGATACCGGACGCCCCGCGCTCGAAGGAGCCGAGGGGATGCTGATCGAGCGCAATCACACTTACGTCGCCCCCGGGGACTTCCATATGGAGGTCGCGAAGCGCGACGACCGCATGGCGATTCATCTGACGCAGAGTCCGCCGGAGCACTTCTGTCGCCCGTCGGTCAATCCGATGTTCCGCACCGCCGCCGACTGGTACGGCAACGGCGTGCTCGCCGTGATGCTGACGGGCATGGGCGACGATGGAATTGAGGCGACTCGCACAGTTGTGGAGCGCGGCGGCTACATGATTGCGCAGGACGAAGCCTCGAGCGTCGTCTGGGGCATGCCGGGGGCCGTCGTCCGAGCCGGACTGGCCCACGAGGTGCTCCCCGTTCAAGACATCGCCGGCGCAATCCTGCGTCGCAGCCTGCAGGAGGTCGCCGGATGA
- a CDS encoding response regulator, which produces MKRILLVDDSRAVRLAAGRMVRQLGFEVLEAEDGQDALRVVREQGPVDAVLLDWNMPVMDGLSFLKALRADSSVPQPKVVMCTTENDMQRIIEAIQAGANEYIMKPFNEDIVRDKLQEAGLL; this is translated from the coding sequence ATGAAACGAATCCTGCTGGTCGACGATTCTCGCGCCGTTCGCCTTGCGGCCGGACGCATGGTTCGGCAACTGGGCTTCGAAGTCCTTGAAGCCGAGGATGGTCAGGACGCTCTCCGCGTCGTGCGCGAGCAAGGCCCGGTCGATGCGGTGCTGCTGGACTGGAACATGCCCGTCATGGACGGCCTGTCGTTCCTGAAGGCGCTGCGCGCGGACAGCTCGGTCCCGCAGCCCAAGGTGGTGATGTGCACGACCGAGAATGACATGCAGCGGATCATTGAAGCGATCCAGGCGGGCGCCAACGAATACATCATGAAGCCCTTCAACGAAGACATCGTGCGGGACAAGCTGCAGGAAGCGGGGCTGCTATGA
- a CDS encoding methyl-accepting chemotaxis protein, protein MSLNVELLTSTFAALAPHADVWSARFYDELFQRHPHLKPMFAGADLEEQRRKLVQSLVIVIRSLERPEALERLLHDLGGRHVDYGAAETDYPLVGTTLLDVLGEFAGPKVWTDDVAEAWTAAVGAVAAKMLEGAALKTSRQPVLVGAATASSGNTDSLSSDSDDFASDSYSTTSETTLGLSLEEPALPQEKIEMTASTIPAVPQTAPGTDNFYGMVEAAPQAMLYVDGNGVVTYLNRKGHEQVRQLASALGFGPEQLVGGSIERLFTAIPTLRNELQQLSAARSFDASIAGATLNVVLSPVHSADGRRTGVSVSLFDVTTERHETARTAENAQNQSAVNQVLAAVQSAETSEKAAIAALQTVREGFGWAYGSYWAVDPADRTLKFTAESGTVTPEFARVTATASFAEGVGLSGRAWRQRDLVFVEDLAKVTDCVRAPVAQRAGVKSGIAIPIEIDGKVVGTLDFFATTTLSLSDERRETLRNVGRLVSQSMTRLRDQTEQARINSMVENMPINVLLANRDFELVYMNPSSRRTLKRLEHLLPRPVDQLIGQKIDIFHKNPEMQRKLLGDPRNLPHNARIQLADEWLDLSVSAISDNTGKYLGPMVSWEIITEKVKMEAEVSRIQNMMDQLPINVMLANRDLELVYINPCSIATLKKIEHLLPRPVNQLLGQKIDIFHKNPEMQRKLLADPRNLPHKARIQLGEEFLDLSISAITDKSGTYVGPMVAWSVVTGQVKLANDFERDVKAVVEIVTSSATEMQASSKSMAAASEETARQSQVVAAASEEATRNVETVSSAAEELSKSIAEIARHVQEASKMTANAVSEADRTNVTIRQLGDSSNEIGHVVKVITSIAQQTNLLALNATIEAARAGEAGKGFAVVANEVKELARQTAKATEEISQKINAIQGATSTAVTAIGSIGDNIRKINEISTTIASAVEEQTAATNEISRNVAEAARGTAEVSSNIAGVSQAADEGGRGASDILAASEGLAQESTRLDSVATDFLKRMRAL, encoded by the coding sequence GTGAGCCTGAATGTCGAACTCCTGACGTCAACTTTCGCGGCGCTGGCGCCTCACGCCGATGTGTGGTCGGCGCGGTTCTACGACGAACTGTTTCAGCGGCATCCGCATCTGAAGCCCATGTTTGCCGGCGCGGATCTGGAGGAGCAGCGTCGCAAGCTCGTCCAGTCGCTGGTGATCGTCATCCGCTCCCTCGAACGACCGGAGGCGCTCGAACGGCTGTTGCACGATCTGGGAGGCCGGCACGTCGATTACGGCGCCGCAGAAACCGATTATCCGCTGGTCGGGACGACGCTGCTGGATGTTCTGGGAGAGTTTGCCGGTCCGAAGGTCTGGACCGACGACGTGGCAGAGGCGTGGACCGCGGCCGTCGGGGCTGTCGCGGCGAAGATGCTCGAAGGCGCCGCGCTCAAGACGTCCCGACAGCCCGTGCTGGTCGGCGCCGCAACGGCCTCTTCCGGCAACACCGATTCGTTGTCTTCCGATTCCGATGATTTCGCTTCCGATTCGTATTCAACCACTTCCGAAACCACTCTGGGACTCTCTTTGGAAGAGCCCGCTCTGCCTCAGGAGAAGATCGAGATGACCGCCAGCACGATTCCCGCCGTTCCGCAGACGGCCCCCGGCACGGACAACTTCTACGGCATGGTGGAAGCCGCTCCGCAGGCGATGTTGTACGTCGACGGCAACGGCGTCGTCACCTATCTCAATCGCAAGGGGCACGAGCAGGTTCGGCAGCTTGCGTCCGCTCTGGGATTCGGCCCCGAACAACTCGTGGGGGGCTCGATTGAGCGGCTGTTCACGGCAATTCCGACTCTCCGGAACGAGTTGCAGCAGCTTTCCGCGGCGCGTTCCTTCGACGCTTCGATCGCTGGCGCAACTTTGAATGTCGTGCTGTCTCCGGTTCATTCCGCAGACGGACGTCGCACAGGCGTTTCGGTCTCGCTGTTCGACGTCACGACGGAACGCCACGAGACGGCGCGAACGGCCGAGAACGCTCAGAATCAGTCGGCGGTCAATCAGGTCCTTGCAGCGGTGCAGTCCGCCGAGACGTCCGAGAAGGCCGCCATCGCAGCGCTGCAGACGGTGCGCGAGGGGTTCGGCTGGGCCTACGGCTCCTACTGGGCCGTCGATCCGGCCGACCGGACGCTCAAGTTCACGGCAGAATCGGGGACGGTGACGCCGGAGTTCGCCCGGGTGACTGCGACCGCGTCGTTTGCGGAGGGAGTCGGCCTCAGCGGGCGCGCCTGGCGGCAGCGCGATCTGGTGTTCGTCGAAGATCTCGCAAAGGTCACAGACTGCGTCCGTGCTCCCGTCGCCCAGCGGGCCGGAGTCAAGTCGGGCATTGCGATTCCCATCGAGATTGACGGGAAAGTGGTCGGTACGTTGGACTTCTTCGCCACCACCACGCTGTCGCTGTCGGACGAGCGGCGCGAAACGCTTCGCAACGTGGGGCGTCTGGTGTCGCAGTCGATGACCCGCCTGCGGGATCAGACGGAGCAGGCGCGGATCAACAGCATGGTGGAGAACATGCCCATCAACGTGCTGCTCGCCAACCGCGACTTCGAGCTGGTCTACATGAATCCGAGTTCTCGGCGCACGCTGAAGAGACTGGAGCATCTGCTGCCGCGCCCCGTCGATCAACTGATCGGCCAGAAGATCGACATCTTCCACAAGAATCCCGAAATGCAGCGGAAGCTGCTCGGCGACCCGCGCAACCTGCCGCACAACGCTCGCATCCAACTGGCCGACGAATGGCTCGACCTCAGCGTTTCGGCCATCTCCGACAATACCGGCAAGTACCTCGGCCCGATGGTTTCCTGGGAGATCATCACGGAAAAGGTGAAAATGGAAGCGGAAGTCAGCCGCATCCAGAACATGATGGATCAGTTGCCGATTAACGTCATGCTGGCCAATCGCGACCTCGAGCTGGTCTACATCAACCCCTGCTCGATCGCCACGCTCAAGAAAATCGAGCACCTGCTGCCGCGGCCCGTCAACCAGTTGCTGGGCCAGAAGATCGACATCTTCCACAAGAACCCCGAAATGCAGCGGAAGTTGCTGGCCGATCCGCGCAACCTGCCGCACAAGGCCCGCATCCAGCTCGGCGAGGAGTTTCTCGATCTCAGCATCAGCGCCATCACCGATAAGTCGGGAACCTACGTCGGTCCGATGGTCGCCTGGTCGGTTGTGACCGGGCAGGTCAAGCTGGCCAACGACTTCGAACGGGACGTCAAGGCCGTCGTCGAGATCGTGACGTCGTCTGCGACGGAGATGCAGGCCAGTTCCAAGTCGATGGCCGCGGCGAGCGAGGAAACGGCCCGCCAGTCGCAGGTCGTGGCAGCCGCTTCGGAAGAGGCCACTCGCAACGTCGAGACGGTTTCTTCCGCCGCGGAAGAGCTGAGCAAGTCCATCGCCGAGATTGCCCGGCACGTGCAGGAAGCGTCCAAGATGACGGCGAACGCCGTTTCCGAGGCTGATCGGACGAACGTGACGATTCGTCAGCTCGGCGACTCCAGCAACGAGATCGGCCACGTGGTCAAGGTGATCACGTCCATCGCCCAGCAGACCAACCTGCTGGCCCTGAACGCCACGATTGAAGCGGCCCGGGCGGGCGAAGCGGGCAAAGGCTTTGCGGTCGTCGCAAACGAAGTGAAGGAACTCGCCCGCCAGACCGCCAAGGCGACCGAGGAGATCAGCCAGAAGATCAACGCGATCCAGGGCGCAACCTCGACGGCCGTCACCGCCATCGGCTCGATCGGCGACAACATTCGCAAGATCAACGAGATCTCGACGACGATTGCGAGTGCCGTCGAGGAACAGACGGCGGCGACCAATGAGATCTCCCGGAATGTCGCCGAAGCCGCCCGGGGCACGGCGGAAGTCTCCAGCAATATCGCGGGCGTGTCGCAGGCCGCGGACGAAGGTGGACGGGGGGCCAGCGATATCCTGGCCGCGTCCGAGGGGCTGGCCCAGGAATCGACGCGACTGGACAGCGTCGCCACCGATTTCCTGAAGCGGATGCGCGCTTTGTAA